GCTCTCCCCCAGAATGCCAAACGCCAGCAAAAAGTTCAGACCGCACAGCGTCGCCGCCAGCCAGCCCGGCCCGCTCAACCCCCACCATTTCAGGCTCAAGCCGCCCAGGACCGGACCAAAAATGAACCCCAGCCCGAAGGCCATGCCGATCAGGCCCATCCGCCGCGAACGCTGTTCCGGCGGCGTAATGTCCGCAATGTACGCCTGCGCCACCGTGATGTTGCCCCCACACGCACCGGCAAACGCACGCGAGGCCGCCAGCAACCAGAGCGCGATCGCCGGATCCGACACCCGGCTCCCCACCGCGAACATCACATAGGAGAGCGCCGCGCCCGCCGTGCTGATCAGCAAAACCGGACGCCGACCCACCCGATCCGACCAACGCCCCCACAACGGCGCACACAAAAACTGCAACGCCGAAAACGACGCAATGATCAGGCCCAGCACAAACCCGTGCGCGCCCCACTCCCGACCGTACAACGGCACCAGGGGCACCACGATGCCAAACCCGACCAGGTCCAAAAACACCGTCAGCCAGATGACACCCAGAGCGGGACGCCTCATACGTTCCACCTCCGGGACCCGGTACGACCCGGCAAAGCCGAAAAGCCCAACATGCCGCGGAATCTAGAGCCCCGCCTCAGGCCGTCAAGTGCCCCCAACCCGTAACCCTCACGACGCACCCCTCTCCGTTTGTGGCACCCGGACCTTCTTCGGGCCGGGGCGCGGCCGGCTGAGCGGACCGGCGCCATCGCCTGCGGAACCGCCTCAACCGCATCCTCCGGTTTGAATGCAGGAAGTTCGTACCGGCTGCTCCGGAAAGGTGAACCTCACCGGGGCGGGAGTTCCCGGCCAGTCCGAAGCTCCAAAACACCGGGGCGCGCCACCTCACGACCGGACACGCAGGCCCAACACATCCCTCATGTCATACAGCCCGGCGGGCCGGCCCTTGATCCATCGCGCCGCGCGCAGGGCCCCGTGCGCGAAGGTCTCACGGCTCGAAGCGCGGTGGACCAGCTCCACCCGCTCGCCCGGCGCGGCAAAGATCACCGTGTGATCCCCCACCACGTCACCCCCGCGCACCGCATGCACACCAATCTCCTCCGGTCGGCGCGGCCCCACCAGCCCCTGCCGACCGTAACGAATGTCCCGATCCCACTGCGCCCGCCGCACCGCTGCCAGGATCTCCGCCAACGTCCGGGCCGTGCCACTGGGGGCATCCTGCTTGTGCCGGTGGTGCATCTCCACAATCTCCACGTCATACCCTGAACCCAGAATCTCCGCCGCGCGTTCCGTCAGCCAAAACAGCAGGTTCACGCCCGTGGAAAAATTCGACGCCCACACAATGGGTATGACCGCGGCGGTCTCGCGGATTTTGCGGCGGCCCTCCTCTTCATGCCCCGTGGTCCCCAACACCACGGGCACGCCCCGGGCCGCACACAAGGTCAGCATTCGCTCCGTGGCGGCGGGCACACTGAAATCCACAAGAACGTCGCCATGCTCCAAGGCAGCCGCCAGGTCGTCCCCCTGATCCACTTCCGCACCAATCGTGACCCCGGGGTGCTGCCCCACGACGTTCAAAATCGCCCGACCCATCCGGCCGCGGGCCCCATGCAAAATGATTCGCACCGTCGCCTCCATAACCGACTTCCTCCCATCCGCGCCCCGAATTACGCAGCGGTACGGGCCGACGTACGCCCGCCACGCCGTGCACGATCTTGCAGGATCCCACAGGCCCGTAGCGTCGCCGCAAGCCGTTCCCGGTTTGCCGGCGCCATGGGCACCAGCGGCAGCCGATATTCCTCCGCCACCATCCCCATCATGGCCAGGGCCGCCTTCACCGGAATCGGATTCGTTTCCAGGAA
This genomic interval from Limisphaera ngatamarikiensis contains the following:
- the dapB gene encoding 4-hydroxy-tetrahydrodipicolinate reductase; protein product: MEATVRIILHGARGRMGRAILNVVGQHPGVTIGAEVDQGDDLAAALEHGDVLVDFSVPAATERMLTLCAARGVPVVLGTTGHEEEGRRKIRETAAVIPIVWASNFSTGVNLLFWLTERAAEILGSGYDVEIVEMHHRHKQDAPSGTARTLAEILAAVRRAQWDRDIRYGRQGLVGPRRPEEIGVHAVRGGDVVGDHTVIFAAPGERVELVHRASSRETFAHGALRAARWIKGRPAGLYDMRDVLGLRVRS